The Dioscorea cayenensis subsp. rotundata cultivar TDr96_F1 chromosome 19, TDr96_F1_v2_PseudoChromosome.rev07_lg8_w22 25.fasta, whole genome shotgun sequence genome includes a window with the following:
- the LOC120249465 gene encoding zinc finger CCCH domain-containing protein 13 isoform X2, with product MLGRRSYKTKPCILFQRGRCHRQNCTFAHGEAELRRAPGPPFNGRRDYKGGDLRDKLDRRHSPQGRYSPGRDRRGHHLLHSKKPLLHDRGLSLSRSPARRRMRQHSDGQSDHSESFKRSIGDDEQMKEDANSSYDKNDVLEDELRQIEDAIEKLDEDKTHLERVLEDKGDEADKLMRRIEDLERQLNKEEENCKRITSKIKKFTKVYGRYLKIQEELKRAEVRFQRFGDQVGLDVSKPSVTEDSSLNIGSDGEANRDNNINSKNVELPNHASTSKKRSRLHPPYGDEAKLGSSRKRERFSTGASRSEKHAITEGTGLHSEHNSKETDLVKGKVTTKVIYNSVTDDSKQNRGKNSPSIYSLDKRKGSDVMHTMPPTSMAAHAVDELTEAIEIEGRPEALEANAVKQSGILDNKLTASYIPPIPLFTKNAYKQFEGDDEEVDVEKVDSGMVDENINSDVEI from the exons ATGTTGGGGCGGAGGTCCTACAAGACGAAGCCATGCATACTCTTCCAGAGGGGCCGGTGTCATCGCCAGAACTGCACCTTTGCCCATGGAGAGGCTGAGCTCCGCCGCGCCCCTGGCCCTCCCTTCAATG GTAGACGAGACTATAAAGGTGGTGACTTGAGAGATAAACTTGACCGAAGGCATTCTCCCCAGGGAAGATATTCTCCTGGGAGAGATAGAAGAGGGCATCATCTATTGCATAGTAAGAAACCACTCCTACATGATCGGG GTCTAAGCCTTTCAAGGTCTCCTGCCAGAAGGAG GATGAGGCAACATTCTGATGGACAAAGTGATCATTCTGAAAGCTTCAAGAGATCCATTGGTGATGATGAACAAATGAAAGAAGATGCGAATTCTTCATATGACAAGAATGATGTCCTTGAAGATGAG TTGAGGCAGATTGAGGACGCTATTGAAAAGCTTGATGAAGACAAAACTCATCTAGAG AGAGTGTTGGAAGATAAGGGTGATGAAGCAGACAAACTTATGAGAAGAATCGAGGATCTTGAGAGACAATTgaataaagaagaggaaaattgTAAAAG GATTACATCAAAGATTAAAAAGTTCACCAAAGTTTATGGACGATACTTGAAGATACAGGAGGAGTTGAAAAG GGCAGAAGTTCGTTTCCAAAGATTTGGTGATCAGGTTGGGTTAGATGTTTCAAAGCCTAGTGTCACTGAAGATTCTAGTTTAAATATTGGAAGTGATGGGGAGGCAAACCGTGACAATAATATAAACTCCAAGAATGTTGAGCTGCCAAACCATGCTTCCACATCGAAGAAGAGATCTCGTCTCCATCCTCCATATGGTGATGAAGCAAAACTAG GGAGTTCCCGAAAGAGAGAGAGGTTTTCAACTGGGGCTTCAAGGTCAGAAAAACATGCTATAACAGAAGGAACCGGCCTACATTCAGAACATAATAGCAAGGAAACAGATTTGGTGAAAGGTAAAGTAACCACAAAAGTCATCTACAATTCCGTGACCGATGACAGTAAGCAAAATCGAGGGAAAAACAGCCCTAGCATTTATTCTCTTGATAAG CGGAAGGGTTCTGATGTTATGCATACAATGCCACCAACTAGTATGGCTGCTCATGCAGTGGATGAACTCACTGAGGCCATTGAAATTGAGGGTAGACCTGAGGCCCTGGAAGCTAATGCAGTTAAACAAAGTGGAATTTTGGATAACAAACTCACGGCATCGTATATTCCTCCAATACCTCTTTTTACTAAAAACGCTTACAAACAG TTTGAAGGTGATGACGAAGAAGTTGATGTTGAAAAGGTTGACTCTGGAATGGTCGACGAAAATATCAACAGTGATGTTGAAATCTGA
- the LOC120249465 gene encoding zinc finger CCCH domain-containing protein 13 isoform X1: MLGRRSYKTKPCILFQRGRCHRQNCTFAHGEAELRRAPGPPFNGRRDYKGGDLRDKLDRRHSPQGRYSPGRDRRGHHLLHSKKPLLHDRGLSLSRSPARRRMRQHSDGQSDHSESFKRSIGDDEQMKEDANSSYDKNDVLEDELRQIEDAIEKLDEDKTHLERVLEDKGDEADKLMRRIEDLERQLNKEEENCKRITSKIKKFTKVYGRYLKIQEELKRAEVRFQRFGDQVGLDVSKPSVTEDSSLNIGSDGEANRDNNINSKNVELPNHASTSKKRSRLHPPYGDEAKLGSSRKRERFSTGASRSEKHAITEGTGLHSEHNSKETDLVKGKVTTKVIYNSVTDDSKQNRGKNSPSIYSLDKQRKGSDVMHTMPPTSMAAHAVDELTEAIEIEGRPEALEANAVKQSGILDNKLTASYIPPIPLFTKNAYKQFEGDDEEVDVEKVDSGMVDENINSDVEI, encoded by the exons ATGTTGGGGCGGAGGTCCTACAAGACGAAGCCATGCATACTCTTCCAGAGGGGCCGGTGTCATCGCCAGAACTGCACCTTTGCCCATGGAGAGGCTGAGCTCCGCCGCGCCCCTGGCCCTCCCTTCAATG GTAGACGAGACTATAAAGGTGGTGACTTGAGAGATAAACTTGACCGAAGGCATTCTCCCCAGGGAAGATATTCTCCTGGGAGAGATAGAAGAGGGCATCATCTATTGCATAGTAAGAAACCACTCCTACATGATCGGG GTCTAAGCCTTTCAAGGTCTCCTGCCAGAAGGAG GATGAGGCAACATTCTGATGGACAAAGTGATCATTCTGAAAGCTTCAAGAGATCCATTGGTGATGATGAACAAATGAAAGAAGATGCGAATTCTTCATATGACAAGAATGATGTCCTTGAAGATGAG TTGAGGCAGATTGAGGACGCTATTGAAAAGCTTGATGAAGACAAAACTCATCTAGAG AGAGTGTTGGAAGATAAGGGTGATGAAGCAGACAAACTTATGAGAAGAATCGAGGATCTTGAGAGACAATTgaataaagaagaggaaaattgTAAAAG GATTACATCAAAGATTAAAAAGTTCACCAAAGTTTATGGACGATACTTGAAGATACAGGAGGAGTTGAAAAG GGCAGAAGTTCGTTTCCAAAGATTTGGTGATCAGGTTGGGTTAGATGTTTCAAAGCCTAGTGTCACTGAAGATTCTAGTTTAAATATTGGAAGTGATGGGGAGGCAAACCGTGACAATAATATAAACTCCAAGAATGTTGAGCTGCCAAACCATGCTTCCACATCGAAGAAGAGATCTCGTCTCCATCCTCCATATGGTGATGAAGCAAAACTAG GGAGTTCCCGAAAGAGAGAGAGGTTTTCAACTGGGGCTTCAAGGTCAGAAAAACATGCTATAACAGAAGGAACCGGCCTACATTCAGAACATAATAGCAAGGAAACAGATTTGGTGAAAGGTAAAGTAACCACAAAAGTCATCTACAATTCCGTGACCGATGACAGTAAGCAAAATCGAGGGAAAAACAGCCCTAGCATTTATTCTCTTGATAAG CAGCGGAAGGGTTCTGATGTTATGCATACAATGCCACCAACTAGTATGGCTGCTCATGCAGTGGATGAACTCACTGAGGCCATTGAAATTGAGGGTAGACCTGAGGCCCTGGAAGCTAATGCAGTTAAACAAAGTGGAATTTTGGATAACAAACTCACGGCATCGTATATTCCTCCAATACCTCTTTTTACTAAAAACGCTTACAAACAG TTTGAAGGTGATGACGAAGAAGTTGATGTTGAAAAGGTTGACTCTGGAATGGTCGACGAAAATATCAACAGTGATGTTGAAATCTGA
- the LOC120283992 gene encoding putative disease resistance protein At1g59780 gives MEDESDEEMKKEMGSVWDCLMKFQDLDCINMLGDEVPMMLREFMGRVGDTHRKLQGKLAKAHRDQMMKKMARVRDILTELQERLEMAYRKLQYADDKMMIVPYDTTNTWFDNLRGVSNDLKNISDELFKYMDTMEIMFSKVHWYSPFIYLYQQDLCFPWQINSQIRTLGTIESRLEEILKQELNLGLTLFDLDTTIGHDTLVGGIEKDVENLVEMLTVTHSSQGIYVYGIVGERGIGKTTLAKLIFNHKKIKDKFHSLPPIWFLA, from the exons atggaaGATGAGTCAGATgaggagatgaagaaggaaaTGGGGAGCGTGTGGGATTGTCTCATGAAGTTCCAAGATTTGGATTGCATCAATATGCTGGGGGACGAAGTTCCTATGATGTTGCGAGAGTTCATGGGGAGGGTAGGGGATACACACAGGAAGCTGCAAGGAAAGCTAGCAAAGGCCCATCGGGAccagatgatgaagaaaatggcGAGAGTGAGGGATATTCTCACAGAGTTACAAGAAAGGCTAGAAATGGCCTACCGCAAGTTGCAGTATGCTGATGACAAGATGATGATTGTCCCATATGACACCACCAACACCTGGTTTGATAATTTGAGAGGTGTTTCAAATGACTTGAAAAACATCAGTgatgaattatttaaatatatggaTACAATGGAGATAATGTTTTCCAAG GTACACTGGTATTCTCCCTTCATTTATCTATACCAGCAGGACCTTTGTTTTCCCTGGCAAATCAATAGTCAAATTAGAACTCTTGGAACTATCGAGTCTAGGTTGGAAGAGATTCTCAAACAAGAGTTAAACTTAGGTTTGACTTTATTTGATCTTGATACCACTATAGGACATGATACTTTAGTTGGTGGAATAGAGAAGGATGTTGAAAACCTAGTAGAGATGTTAACAGTCACCCATAGTTCTCAGGGAATCTATGTTTATGGGATTGTCGGGGAGAGAGGCATTGGAAAAACAACTCTAGCTAAATTAATCTTCaaccacaaaaaaattaaagataaattcCATTCACTGCCACCGATATGG TTTTTGGCCTGA
- the LOC120283899 gene encoding putative disease resistance RPP13-like protein 1 — protein MVLNNVNDSEVLEEMNNMIFKNLGYVTNNVLVTTRYESVITHESIYKHKLPLLSEEDGWALMCKLLFNDGEKGNMQHFEQIGKKMVNKCHGLPLSIKTIARILNAKEKNISEWENVLENIIVSLEPSETLPKAIYLFPFENLSPYIKQCFIFCAFFPKDYILEKNIVTQQWIVVGLVKKPSISLIAEEMGENILMTEDVANDYYMELLESNILQPAAECLYYDGEAMCRMDKNLHSFGRHLAKNYGYFQGDVETLGKISSSSSSSDSAPKLHHLVITNHALLDVFPNIVKRQTSVRTLIFTSKLEIIKLPKDLCQKLKLLRILDISGSDCEVLPKSLFKLVHLHHLNLSCLPIKTLPDTLGNLINLQYLILRYCGSLLDLPEGITRLHKLKSINLHQTPLMGMPIGISKLSQLTSLIGFVASDSTSFCRLEEIRRLKELRTINIVNLEVVDVPYSEIFPIHIHLTDVTLSCGGEDQLYEEGEKEKVQKFFEVLSPWSKLIQHIKINGYFGLEFPRWIMNLPFNKLKRLDLLKCKYCKKLPPLYQFPLLEHLRVEDAWSIKHIKLDIEPWRNFPRLRSLILQDMPEWEEWTWEPSHRSHFVMPVLESLEIVNCPKLKSLPQGLAYHAKSLATLTIYKAHSLEKVEGFTSVKIATFFSNHSLYIISGFPTTCNFEIDDCPKLDVTLLPQTSSTDAC, from the coding sequence ATGGTTCTCAATAATGTTAATGATTCAGAAGTATTGGAAGAGATGAATAACATGATCTTTAAAAACCTGGGTTATGTCACTAATAATGTCTTAGTCACAACTAGGTATGAAAGTGTCATAACTCATGAAAGCATTTATAAACATAAGTTACCATTATTGTCCGAGGAGGATGGTTGGGCCTTGAtgtgtaaattattatttaatgatggTGAAAAGGGGAACATGCAACACTTTGAACAAATAGGTAAAAAGATGGTGAACAAGTGTCATGGCCTTccactttcaatcaaaaccattgCTAGGATCCTAAATGCTAAAGAGAAAAATATTAGTGAGTGGGAGAATGTCctagaaaatattattgtttctctAGAACCCTCAGAAACACTACCTAAGGCCATTTATTTGTTCCCTTTTGAGAACTTGTCACCTTATATCAAGCAATGCTTCATCTTTTGTGCTTTCTTCCCCAAGGATTACATCTTAGAGAAAAACATTGTGACCCAACAATGGATTGTTGTTGGGCTTGTAAAAAAGCCATCAATATCATTAATAGCAGAAGAGATGGGAGAGAATATTCTTATGACAGAAGATGTAGCAAATGATTACTACATGGAACTACTTGAAAGCAATATTTTACAACCAGCCGCAGAATGCCTTTATTATGATGGTGAAGCCATGTGTCGTATGGATAAAAATTTGCACTCTTTTGGTAGACATTTGGCTAAAAATTATGGCTATTTTCAAGGTGATGTAGAAACATTGGGAAAAATctcatcttcctcctcatcGTCTGATTCGGCACCAAAACTACATCATTTGGTGATTACAAATCATGCATTGTTGGATGTATTTCCAAATATTGTGAAAAGACAGACATCAGTGAGAACACTTATCTTCACAAGCAAACTTGAAATAATCAAGCTACCCAAAGATCTCTGCCAAAAGCTCAAGCTCTTGCGCATTTTGGATATAAGCGGCTCTGATTGTGAAGTCCTACCGAAATCTCTATTCAAGCTTGTGCACCTGCATCACCTAAATCTCTCATGTTTGCCCATCAAGACACTTCCAGATACCTTAGGGAATCTCATCAATCTACAATACTTAATCCTCAGGTACTGTGGAAGTCTACTAGACCTCCCTGAGGGCATTACAAGATTACATAAGCTCAAGAGCATCAACCTTCACCAAACACCACTGATGGGCATGCCAATTGGGATAAGTAAACTATCTCAATTGACTAGTCTCATTGGATTCGTGGCAAGTGACTCTACAAGTTTCTGTAGATTGGAAGAAATTCGCCGTCTTAAGGAGCTACGAACCATCAACATTGTGAATTTGGAGGTTGTCGATGTTCCTTATAGCGAGATATTCCCTATCCATATTCATCTCACTGATGTCACGTTATCTTGTGGAGGAGAGGATCAACTATACGAAGAAGGCGAGAAGGAGAAAGTGCAAAAGTTCTTTGAAGTTCTCTCCCCTTGGTCCAAATTAATCCAACATATCAAGATCAATGGTTACTTTGGCCTAGAATTCCCTCGATGGATCATGAATTTacctttcaataaattgaaaaGGCTTGACTTGCTTAAGTGTAAATATTGCAAGAAACTTCCACCATTATACCAGTTTCCTTTGTTGGAACACCTTCGAGTCGAAGATGCATGGTCCATAAAGCACATCAAATTAGACATTGAACCGTGGAGAAATTTTCCTAGGTTGAGGTCATTAATACTGCAAGATATGCCAGAGTGGGAAGAGTGGACATGGGAGCCCTCACATCGATCTCATTTTGTAATGCCTGTCTTGGAGTCACTAGAGATCGTCAACTGTCCAAAGCTCAAGTCCCTTCCTCAAGGTCTTGCTTACCATGCAAAAAGTTTGGCCACTCTGACAATTTACAAAGCACACAGCCTTGAAAAAGTTGAGGGATTCACATCAGTAAAAATCGCCACTTTTTTTAGCAACCACAGTCTCTACATTATTTCTGGTTTCCCAACAACTTGCAATTTCGAGATTGATGATTGTCCTAAGTTGGATGTTACATTGCTTCCACAAACATCCTCTACAGACGCGTGCTAA